From Candidatus Paceibacterota bacterium, the proteins below share one genomic window:
- a CDS encoding DUF2304 family protein, whose translation MLIIQVLFVLFALFAISRTVSRFKRGSIGVTELIAWSGFWLAVGGAVLAPAITQWMADILGVGRGADAVFYIGLVALSYTCFRLYLKNRQIEQQLTSLVRELALRDTEEPIPQKPPQFPKPAE comes from the coding sequence ATGCTTATCATCCAAGTTCTCTTTGTCCTGTTTGCCTTGTTTGCCATCTCGCGAACGGTTTCGCGCTTCAAGCGCGGGTCCATTGGTGTTACTGAACTGATCGCTTGGAGCGGGTTCTGGCTCGCCGTGGGGGGGGCCGTACTCGCGCCCGCCATCACGCAGTGGATGGCGGACATTCTTGGCGTGGGGCGCGGCGCCGACGCCGTCTTCTACATCGGTCTGGTGGCGCTGAGCTATACCTGTTTCCGGCTCTATCTCAAAAACCGACAAATCGAACAGCAGTTAACTTCCCTGGTGCGAGAGCTCGCCCTCAGGGACACCGAAGAACCGATACCGCAAAAGCCCCCGCAGTTCCCAAAGCCAGCTGAGTGA
- a CDS encoding class I SAM-dependent methyltransferase, with product MFERFPKKRPPLPKEIEEIYAAHYRSNRQGQTTASSLAQKLESWMHKKVAADVARRPASPPATLEIGAGTLNQLKYEPPLGPYDIIEPFTSLYAGSPLLGRIRNIYADISEVPDDSRYDRITSVATFEHVLNLPNVVGKAGLLLRDNGVLRIAIPSEGTFLWTMGWKLTTGLEFRLKRGLDYGLLMKHEHVNDAREIAEILEFFFDKVETSFFGLARSVSLYQFYVCSSARLAKCREYGGHPDAPVGAV from the coding sequence ATGTTTGAGAGATTCCCAAAGAAACGTCCTCCTCTCCCGAAAGAGATAGAAGAGATTTACGCAGCACATTACAGATCGAACCGCCAGGGACAGACAACCGCATCTTCGCTGGCCCAGAAGTTGGAGTCATGGATGCACAAGAAGGTGGCAGCCGATGTTGCCCGCCGCCCCGCCTCCCCTCCTGCAACCTTGGAAATAGGCGCGGGCACTCTCAACCAACTGAAGTATGAGCCTCCGCTCGGTCCTTACGATATCATCGAACCTTTCACAAGTCTCTATGCGGGTTCTCCGCTGCTGGGCAGAATTCGCAATATCTATGCAGATATCTCCGAGGTGCCCGATGATTCTCGATACGACCGGATAACTTCGGTGGCAACATTTGAACATGTGCTCAACCTCCCGAATGTTGTGGGGAAGGCCGGTCTGCTGCTGCGCGATAACGGTGTCCTGCGCATAGCCATACCTAGTGAGGGAACATTTCTTTGGACCATGGGTTGGAAACTGACTACGGGGCTTGAATTCAGGCTTAAACGTGGCCTTGATTATGGCCTGCTTATGAAGCACGAGCACGTCAACGATGCCAGGGAGATAGCGGAGATACTCGAGTTCTTCTTCGACAAAGTGGAGACCAGTTTCTTCGGGCTGGCCAGGTCGGTTTCGTTGTACCAATTCTACGTTTGCAGCAGCGCAAGGCTTGCGAAATGCCGTGAATATGGCGGCCATCCCGACGCACCGGTCGGGGCTGTGTAG
- a CDS encoding DegQ family serine endoprotease has translation MKKILAYLNVRYLALVLGVTGLVAGSALAVSQADKGQSNTGAAAPKLEVDTTPLTRAGGPYASFAPVVKRVVPGVVKLVIMSKSSAASNPDWFGFSDPFWRRFFGDQFGERMPKRMPSLPRQYGLGSGVIVTKDGYILTNNHVVDNADEVKVTLHDGREFTAKVVGRDPKSDVAVIKIDAKDLPFVSMTDSDKVEVGDIVLAIGNPFGVGQTVTTGIVSATGRGGLGIIEEYEDFIQTDAAINPGNSGGALVDIEGRLIGINTAIFSRSGGSQGIGFAIPSNLARNVMESLIQYGHVSRGYLGVMIQDVTPALAREFKLKDQGGALIGDVVPKGPADKAGLKNGDVVLEFNGKKVRDSRHLKLAVGETKPGSKVPVKILREGAISNLQIAVQELPGAEKVAQSSGSKETDTGTLNGVGVGDLDQQAREELKVPDTITGVVVTEVQPDSPAAEAGLRPGDVIQEINRQAVKTADEAVRMTENPKDKITLLRIWSNGGSRYVVVDESNTGGK, from the coding sequence ATGAAGAAGATCCTCGCTTACTTGAATGTTCGATATCTGGCCCTCGTTCTGGGCGTGACCGGTCTAGTTGCCGGCTCCGCGCTGGCGGTTAGCCAGGCAGACAAAGGCCAATCCAACACGGGAGCCGCTGCGCCCAAACTTGAAGTTGACACGACTCCGCTCACGCGCGCCGGTGGGCCGTACGCCAGCTTTGCGCCCGTCGTGAAAAGGGTTGTGCCGGGGGTGGTGAAGCTTGTCATCATGAGCAAAAGCTCCGCCGCTTCGAACCCGGACTGGTTTGGCTTCAGCGATCCGTTCTGGCGGCGGTTCTTCGGCGACCAATTCGGCGAGCGGATGCCCAAGCGCATGCCTAGCCTCCCACGCCAGTATGGTCTGGGTTCGGGTGTGATTGTCACCAAGGACGGCTATATCCTGACCAACAACCACGTCGTGGACAATGCCGACGAAGTGAAGGTGACATTGCACGACGGTCGTGAGTTTACCGCCAAGGTCGTTGGCCGGGATCCGAAGTCCGACGTCGCCGTGATCAAGATTGACGCGAAAGACCTGCCGTTCGTCTCGATGACCGACAGTGACAAAGTGGAGGTCGGCGACATCGTGCTGGCAATAGGCAACCCATTCGGCGTGGGCCAGACGGTCACCACCGGCATTGTCAGCGCCACCGGCCGGGGAGGGCTTGGCATCATCGAGGAGTACGAGGACTTTATCCAGACTGACGCAGCCATCAACCCCGGCAATTCCGGCGGCGCACTGGTGGATATCGAAGGCCGACTCATCGGGATCAACACCGCAATCTTCAGCCGCTCCGGCGGCAGCCAGGGGATTGGTTTCGCCATTCCAAGTAACCTCGCTCGCAACGTTATGGAGAGCCTCATCCAATATGGCCATGTCAGCCGCGGCTATCTGGGGGTTATGATTCAGGACGTCACCCCGGCGCTCGCGCGAGAATTCAAGCTCAAAGACCAAGGCGGGGCGCTCATTGGTGACGTTGTGCCCAAAGGCCCAGCCGACAAAGCCGGCCTCAAGAACGGCGACGTCGTGCTCGAATTCAATGGCAAGAAGGTCCGCGACAGCCGCCACCTCAAGCTCGCCGTCGGCGAGACCAAGCCTGGCAGCAAAGTGCCTGTCAAAATCCTCCGCGAAGGCGCGATCAGCAACCTGCAAATCGCCGTTCAGGAACTGCCTGGCGCCGAAAAGGTCGCTCAAAGCAGTGGCTCGAAAGAAACCGACACTGGCACACTTAATGGCGTGGGAGTCGGCGACCTGGATCAGCAGGCCCGTGAAGAACTCAAGGTCCCCGATACCATTACAGGCGTGGTGGTTACCGAAGTGCAGCCTGACTCGCCTGCAGCCGAAGCAGGCCTGAGGCCCGGCGATGTCATCCAGGAAATCAACCGTCAAGCAGTCAAGACCGCTGACGAGGCTGTGCGTATGACTGAGAATCCCAAAGACAAAATCACCCTGTTACGCATCTGGAGCAACGGCGGCAGTCGGTATGTCGTCGTGGACGAAAGCAACACCGGCGGGAAATAA
- a CDS encoding radical SAM protein, with amino-acid sequence MRILLVKPRWFVKDGVYRFLTRVSFQPLHLGILAALSGGHDVTIVDEDWDEVPYEQNFDLVGLTATTFSSQRAFDIADRFRGKGAKVVIGGVHACLMPEECLQHADTIVVGEAEYVWPLLLHDAAADALKKVYQQDQPTEMDDVPIPRRDLFRPNPLVGMIQATRGCNHSCKFCYLPNVPWHRHRRRSPDKVYDEMKGMEQDVVFFVDDNLFVDEDYAIALCEKIAPLKKAWSVQAPTTITKNLRLLEAMQKAGCFFVQVGFQTVHPDSLARAGVVQNRVESYQEVVRRFHRHGILVQGFFIFGFDNEDQRIFSAAETCIKQMELEDALLYILTPYPGTPVYDQLKSEGRLLRHDRDKFGWANAVFKPVRMTPAELERGVQATYENLYHFFKRRAPGQILKWLPFFLRHPRILLLVWQALHRRVKILND; translated from the coding sequence GTGCGGATTCTACTGGTCAAGCCGCGATGGTTCGTCAAGGACGGAGTCTATCGATTCCTAACCCGCGTCTCGTTTCAGCCGCTGCATCTCGGCATTCTGGCCGCGCTGTCGGGCGGGCATGACGTGACGATTGTTGACGAGGATTGGGACGAAGTTCCCTATGAGCAGAACTTCGACCTGGTTGGCCTCACGGCCACCACTTTCTCGTCGCAAAGGGCATTTGACATTGCGGATCGGTTCCGCGGGAAAGGTGCCAAGGTAGTCATTGGCGGCGTGCATGCCTGCCTGATGCCGGAGGAATGTCTGCAACATGCCGACACCATCGTCGTCGGCGAGGCCGAATACGTCTGGCCCCTACTACTCCACGATGCGGCTGCCGATGCTCTTAAGAAAGTCTATCAGCAGGACCAGCCCACGGAAATGGACGACGTTCCCATTCCGCGGCGCGACCTGTTTCGGCCAAACCCCCTGGTGGGGATGATCCAGGCTACCCGTGGCTGCAATCACTCCTGCAAGTTCTGCTACCTGCCCAACGTTCCCTGGCACCGGCATCGCCGACGCTCGCCGGACAAGGTGTATGACGAGATGAAAGGCATGGAACAGGACGTCGTATTCTTCGTTGATGATAACTTGTTTGTGGACGAGGACTACGCCATCGCCCTGTGCGAGAAGATTGCGCCGTTGAAGAAAGCCTGGTCCGTGCAGGCCCCCACCACTATCACCAAAAATCTCCGGCTGCTCGAGGCCATGCAGAAGGCCGGCTGCTTCTTCGTGCAGGTGGGCTTTCAGACCGTGCATCCAGACTCATTGGCGCGGGCTGGGGTGGTGCAGAACCGGGTTGAGAGCTACCAGGAGGTCGTCCGGCGTTTTCATCGGCACGGCATTCTGGTGCAAGGCTTCTTCATATTCGGCTTCGACAACGAGGACCAGCGCATCTTCAGTGCCGCGGAGACATGTATTAAGCAGATGGAGCTGGAGGACGCGCTGCTCTACATCCTTACGCCCTATCCCGGCACTCCGGTATACGACCAGTTGAAGAGCGAGGGACGGCTCTTGCGGCATGACCGGGACAAATTCGGCTGGGCCAACGCGGTGTTCAAGCCGGTCCGGATGACGCCTGCAGAGTTGGAGCGTGGCGTGCAGGCGACTTATGAAAACCTCTATCACTTCTTCAAGCGTCGGGCGCCCGGACAGATCCTGAAGTGGCTGCCTTTCTTTCTCCGTCACCCGCGTATCCTTTTGCTCGTCTGGCAGGCCCTTCACCGCCGAGTCAAGATTCTCAACGATTAG
- a CDS encoding radical SAM protein: protein MRRPSFFLCYFEATRRCDQGCPYCMTERATPAQKQELSTDEAKRLVLDELKAICPKGAVSFSGGEILQRPDHLELIAHNARNGLYTFVNTSGSGLDSSRLKRLKSAAAGHLTMGFSLDSVDEDIQKRCRSGNRERLEYLLRTCAEHDVPSFVLLTVSRQNLRTLKSTMDWLLARKIAVIRSPFVPRGAAAKARHLCFDRNDMGGQIHPALRDNPLSYVSYTPFFAAPNATHLTLGGRGLSLGNLGCQAGRTFIGINAEGDVAPCVHLLDSPVCCGNVRDQPLSRIFAESDIMRTLRRPRPVKGKCERCRYGDSCRGCRSLAYYHTGDYLAEDPSCFFEPENIETRSPHEETQTANARLFLNHLVQNRPWNEIFGVQGRLGVTLLNLKARLNAFLGSL, encoded by the coding sequence ATGAGAAGGCCCAGTTTCTTCTTGTGCTATTTCGAGGCCACCCGGCGGTGCGACCAGGGTTGCCCCTACTGCATGACCGAGCGGGCGACCCCTGCACAGAAGCAGGAACTTTCCACGGACGAGGCCAAACGGCTGGTGCTTGACGAGTTGAAGGCCATCTGTCCCAAGGGAGCGGTCTCCTTTTCCGGCGGCGAGATCTTGCAGCGGCCTGACCATCTGGAACTCATTGCGCACAACGCCCGAAACGGTCTATATACCTTCGTAAACACCAGCGGCAGCGGTCTCGATTCGTCCAGGCTCAAACGGCTCAAAAGCGCTGCCGCCGGCCATCTAACCATGGGTTTCTCCCTCGATTCGGTGGATGAGGACATCCAGAAACGGTGCCGCTCTGGCAACCGGGAACGCCTGGAGTACCTTCTCAGGACCTGTGCCGAGCATGACGTTCCCAGCTTCGTGCTGCTTACAGTTTCCCGGCAGAACCTCCGGACGCTGAAGAGCACTATGGACTGGCTGCTGGCCCGGAAGATTGCAGTGATTCGTTCACCGTTTGTGCCGCGCGGCGCCGCGGCTAAGGCCCGTCATTTGTGTTTCGACCGGAACGACATGGGGGGCCAGATTCATCCAGCCCTGCGCGACAATCCGCTGAGCTACGTCAGTTATACACCATTCTTTGCCGCGCCGAATGCCACGCACCTGACTTTGGGTGGCCGCGGGCTCAGCCTGGGCAATCTTGGCTGCCAAGCCGGCCGCACGTTCATCGGTATCAACGCCGAAGGCGACGTGGCTCCCTGCGTGCACCTCCTGGACAGCCCGGTTTGCTGCGGCAATGTGCGCGACCAGCCATTGTCCAGGATCTTCGCTGAGTCCGACATCATGCGCACACTGCGCCGACCGCGCCCGGTCAAAGGCAAGTGTGAACGTTGCCGGTATGGGGATTCCTGTCGCGGCTGCCGCTCCCTGGCGTATTACCACACCGGCGACTACCTGGCTGAAGATCCGTCTTGTTTCTTTGAGCCTGAGAACATCGAAACCCGCAGCCCCCATGAGGAAACGCAAACCGCCAACGCTCGCCTCTTCCTGAACCACTTGGTTCAGAACCGTCCGTGGAATGAAATCTTTGGCGTGCAGGGTCGGCTAGGTGTCACCTTGCTCAATCTCAAAGCCAGGCTTAACGCATTCTTGGGGAGCCTCTGA
- a CDS encoding aminodeoxychorismate/anthranilate synthase component II, with the protein MLLVIDNYDSFTYNLVQYLGELNAEIRVHRNDQISVEEIQALAPERILISPGPCSPRESGLSNDIIRTFGPHTPTLGVCLGHQCIGHVFGGNVVVNYRMMHGKTSLIKHNGKDLFAGMANPFAATRYHSLVIERKSAPDCLEITAETEEGEIMGVRHKQYPIWGVQFHPESILTENGRRILQNFLSLK; encoded by the coding sequence ATGCTTCTGGTCATAGACAATTACGATTCGTTCACCTACAACCTGGTCCAGTATTTGGGCGAGTTGAATGCGGAAATCCGGGTCCACCGCAACGACCAAATCTCAGTAGAGGAAATCCAGGCTCTCGCCCCGGAGCGGATACTCATTTCGCCGGGACCATGCTCTCCCCGGGAGTCTGGTTTGTCCAACGACATCATCCGCACTTTCGGCCCGCACACCCCCACCCTCGGTGTCTGTCTCGGGCATCAGTGCATTGGCCACGTGTTCGGCGGCAATGTCGTCGTGAACTACCGTATGATGCACGGCAAAACCTCGCTGATTAAGCACAATGGCAAGGATTTGTTCGCGGGCATGGCCAACCCCTTCGCTGCTACCCGCTACCACTCATTGGTCATCGAACGCAAGAGCGCCCCCGACTGCCTGGAAATCACCGCTGAGACCGAGGAGGGTGAGATCATGGGGGTGCGCCACAAGCAATATCCGATCTGGGGCGTCCAGTTCCATCCGGAAAGCATCCTAACGGAAAACGGACGGCGAATCCTCCAGAACTTCCTCAGCCTGAAATAG
- a CDS encoding RNA-binding protein: MSTKLFVGNLSFNATQEQMQDLFGAHGTVLEVDLIRDKFSGRPRGFGFVTMESKEGADAAIKALNGKELDGRALTVNEARPREERAPRSGGGYGGRRE; this comes from the coding sequence GTGAGTACAAAACTGTTTGTCGGAAATCTTTCCTTCAATGCAACGCAAGAACAGATGCAGGACCTGTTCGGTGCGCACGGCACAGTCCTGGAGGTGGACTTGATCCGGGACAAATTCAGCGGGCGCCCGCGCGGCTTCGGCTTTGTGACCATGGAAAGCAAGGAAGGCGCTGATGCCGCTATCAAGGCGCTCAACGGCAAAGAGCTTGATGGCCGGGCGCTGACCGTCAATGAAGCGCGCCCGCGCGAGGAGCGTGCGCCCCGTTCGGGCGGCGGCTACGGCGGACGGCGCGAATAG
- a CDS encoding Gfo/Idh/MocA family oxidoreductase → MRLLLTCVIMSACGVMATGAELRIGIIGCDTSHVLAFTEILNNPAAKGHVPGGKVIAAYKGGSPDIPSSIAHVESYSKTLREKYGVKIYDSIEGLCQDVDVVLLESVDGRPHLEQVKPVLKARKPVYIDKPMAASLRDTREIFRLAKVAKVPVFSSSALRFGKNTQAVRNGLIGRVQYAETYGPCSLEPHHPDLFWYGVHGVESLYTVMGTGCATVQRGTTTNGLIEVVGTWNDGRKGIYREDKGFRGLAKGEKGETAIGAYDGYEPLVAAIMEFFQTGIAPVKPEETMEIIAFMEAADESKRQGGTPVKIVVASPSKAAKVGANR, encoded by the coding sequence ATGAGACTTTTACTCACCTGCGTGATAATGTCGGCGTGTGGGGTGATGGCGACGGGTGCGGAATTGCGGATCGGAATCATCGGCTGCGACACGTCGCACGTGCTCGCTTTCACTGAAATCCTGAACAATCCAGCCGCCAAGGGACACGTGCCGGGCGGCAAGGTTATTGCGGCCTACAAGGGCGGCAGCCCGGACATCCCCTCCAGTATCGCGCATGTCGAGAGCTACTCGAAGACGTTGCGAGAGAAATATGGGGTGAAGATCTACGACAGTATCGAAGGTTTATGCCAGGACGTGGATGTGGTCTTGCTGGAGAGCGTTGACGGGCGCCCGCACCTGGAGCAAGTGAAGCCCGTGTTGAAGGCGCGCAAGCCGGTGTATATTGACAAGCCGATGGCGGCGTCGCTGCGGGATACCCGGGAGATTTTCCGGCTAGCCAAGGTAGCCAAGGTTCCGGTGTTCAGTTCGTCGGCGCTCCGGTTCGGGAAGAACACGCAGGCGGTGCGCAACGGTTTGATTGGCCGGGTGCAGTACGCGGAGACCTACGGCCCTTGCTCCCTAGAGCCGCATCACCCTGACCTGTTTTGGTATGGCGTGCATGGGGTGGAGAGCCTGTACACCGTTATGGGCACCGGGTGCGCAACCGTGCAGCGCGGAACCACCACCAACGGCCTGATCGAGGTGGTCGGCACCTGGAACGACGGGCGCAAGGGCATTTATCGCGAGGACAAGGGTTTCCGCGGGCTGGCCAAGGGTGAAAAGGGCGAAACGGCGATAGGCGCTTACGACGGCTACGAGCCGTTGGTGGCGGCAATCATGGAATTCTTCCAAACGGGCATCGCACCGGTCAAACCCGAGGAAACGATGGAAATCATCGCTTTCATGGAAGCGGCCGACGAGAGCAAACGGCAGGGCGGCACACCGGTCAAAATTGTTGTTGCGTCCCCATCCAAAGCGGCTAAAGTCGGCGCCAATAGATAG
- the lat gene encoding L-lysine 6-transaminase, whose product MHVVDKAQDAAVQKVAAPRLSAPVPPQQVIAELERHILVDGFKLVFDLARSRGSRFVDAATGRELIDLYSFYASQPIGFNHPYFDRPEVKADLLAAARIKVANADVYTVQFATFVQTFARVAGMAPLERYFFIEGGALAVENALKAAMDWKVRKNLAAGRGERGTEIIHFERAFHGRSGYTMSLTNTDVRKIAHFAKFPWPRIISPSLDFSLPPAQRDAAVLEKEKLALKQIQEVLARKAADIAAIIIEPIQGEGGDNHFRREFLQALRRVCDENEILLIFDEVQSGLGITGKTWCCQHFDVLPDLLAFGKKVQVCGVMAGPRLDEVKDNCFRLPSRINSTWGGNFTDYVRSTHYLRIIEQERLVENARVKGERLLSELKALAVKYPVVSAVRGRGLMLAFDLPSTTARDAFWKGAYELGLLVVRCGERSIRLRPVLDVQDDIIEQALLIMDHECRRL is encoded by the coding sequence ATGCATGTAGTTGATAAAGCCCAAGACGCTGCCGTCCAAAAGGTCGCGGCGCCGCGTCTGTCGGCTCCCGTCCCGCCACAACAGGTCATCGCTGAGCTGGAACGGCATATTTTGGTGGACGGCTTCAAGCTCGTCTTCGATCTGGCCCGTAGCCGCGGATCGAGGTTTGTGGATGCAGCCACCGGCCGTGAGCTGATTGACCTCTACAGCTTCTACGCCTCTCAGCCCATCGGCTTCAACCACCCCTATTTCGATCGGCCGGAAGTCAAAGCCGACTTGCTCGCGGCGGCCAGGATCAAAGTGGCCAACGCGGATGTCTATACGGTGCAGTTCGCGACTTTTGTCCAGACGTTCGCGCGCGTAGCCGGCATGGCTCCGCTGGAACGCTACTTCTTCATCGAAGGCGGCGCTCTGGCGGTGGAAAACGCCCTCAAGGCTGCGATGGATTGGAAGGTCAGGAAGAACCTCGCTGCGGGCAGGGGCGAGCGCGGGACGGAGATCATCCACTTCGAGCGCGCCTTCCATGGACGCAGCGGATACACGATGAGCTTGACGAACACCGACGTTCGCAAGATCGCCCACTTCGCCAAGTTCCCCTGGCCGCGGATTATTTCGCCCAGCCTGGACTTTTCCCTGCCGCCGGCACAGCGCGATGCGGCAGTTCTGGAGAAGGAAAAGCTGGCGCTGAAGCAGATACAGGAGGTCCTGGCGCGGAAGGCCGCAGATATCGCCGCCATCATCATCGAACCGATCCAGGGCGAGGGCGGCGACAATCATTTCCGGCGCGAATTCCTGCAGGCGCTGCGCCGCGTATGCGACGAGAACGAAATTCTCCTTATCTTCGACGAAGTCCAGTCCGGCCTGGGAATTACCGGCAAGACCTGGTGCTGCCAGCACTTCGATGTGCTGCCGGACCTGCTCGCGTTCGGCAAGAAGGTGCAGGTCTGCGGTGTGATGGCCGGGCCGCGGCTGGATGAGGTCAAGGACAACTGCTTCCGCCTGCCCAGTCGCATCAACTCGACCTGGGGCGGTAACTTCACCGACTACGTCCGCTCCACGCACTACCTGCGCATCATCGAACAGGAGCGGCTCGTCGAGAACGCGCGCGTCAAAGGCGAACGGCTTCTGTCTGAACTCAAAGCGCTGGCAGTGAAGTATCCAGTTGTCTCAGCGGTCCGCGGGCGCGGGCTAATGCTGGCGTTCGATTTGCCCAGCACCACCGCCCGCGATGCCTTCTGGAAGGGCGCGTATGAGCTTGGCCTGCTCGTTGTCCGCTGCGGCGAGCGGTCCATCCGGCTGCGACCGGTGCTGGACGTGCAGGACGACATCATCGAACAAGCCTTGCTCATCATGGACCATGAGTGCCGCCGCCTCTGA
- a CDS encoding aldehyde dehydrogenase family protein — protein MTSTRRSKTRLTASTSTVATLQRLGLKAENPGVFCDEWLGSGKALKCISPIDGRALATVRTATAQDYERAILRAQEAFCEWQLVPAPRRGEIVRQLGNALRNAKRDLGRLVTLEMGKILAEGQGEVQEMIDICDFAVGLSRQLYGLTIASERPQHRMMEQWHPLGVVGVITAFNFPVAVWSWNSALAAVCGDATLWKPSSQTPLTAIATVRIAERICRANKVNPAIFSLVIGDGATVGERLINDPRIPLISATGSTRMGRHAAEVVARRLGRSLLELGGNNAIVVTPTADLDLALRAILFGAVGTAGQRCTTTRRIILHESLREPLTRSLVEAYGQVRIGNPLNAGTLMGPLINARAVADMQAALAEVRKEGGQVLYGGEPLRGPDYPGGCYVRPCLVAARHDMRIVREETFAPILYLITYRTLDEAIACHNSVPQGLSSAIFTNDLREAERFLSACGSDCGIANVNIGTSGAEIGGAFGGEKETGGGRESGSDAWKAYMRRQTVTVNYSKELPLAQGIVFG, from the coding sequence ATGACTTCCACCCGACGATCCAAGACGCGCCTGACTGCTTCGACCTCCACAGTCGCGACCTTGCAGCGGCTCGGTTTGAAGGCTGAGAATCCCGGCGTCTTTTGCGACGAATGGCTTGGCAGCGGCAAAGCGCTGAAGTGCATCTCCCCAATTGACGGCAGGGCCTTGGCCACCGTCCGCACGGCCACAGCGCAAGATTACGAACGCGCCATCCTGCGCGCGCAGGAAGCTTTCTGCGAATGGCAGCTCGTGCCGGCGCCAAGACGTGGCGAAATTGTGCGCCAACTCGGCAATGCCTTGCGCAACGCCAAGCGCGACCTCGGGCGGCTGGTAACGCTTGAAATGGGAAAGATCCTGGCTGAAGGCCAGGGCGAAGTGCAGGAGATGATTGACATTTGTGACTTCGCCGTCGGTCTTTCGCGCCAGCTTTACGGCCTGACCATCGCCTCGGAACGCCCACAACATCGGATGATGGAACAGTGGCATCCGTTGGGCGTCGTCGGCGTCATTACCGCTTTCAATTTCCCCGTCGCCGTCTGGTCCTGGAACAGCGCCCTGGCGGCGGTCTGCGGCGATGCTACCCTCTGGAAGCCCTCGAGCCAGACACCGCTCACTGCCATCGCCACCGTCCGAATCGCCGAGCGCATCTGTCGCGCCAACAAGGTTAACCCAGCCATCTTCAGCCTGGTGATTGGTGATGGGGCGACGGTCGGTGAGCGCCTTATAAACGATCCGCGTATTCCGCTGATCTCCGCCACTGGTTCAACCCGAATGGGCCGGCATGCGGCAGAGGTTGTAGCCCGCCGCCTGGGTCGGTCACTCCTGGAGCTGGGGGGCAACAACGCCATCGTCGTCACCCCCACCGCCGACCTGGACCTCGCCCTGCGCGCCATCCTGTTCGGCGCCGTTGGCACCGCCGGCCAACGCTGCACTACCACCCGTCGGATCATCCTGCACGAATCCCTGCGTGAGCCCCTCACCCGCAGCCTTGTCGAAGCCTACGGGCAGGTCCGCATCGGCAATCCGCTCAACGCGGGAACCCTCATGGGGCCCCTGATCAACGCCCGCGCCGTCGCCGATATGCAGGCTGCGCTGGCCGAGGTGCGCAAGGAGGGTGGTCAAGTCCTTTACGGCGGCGAACCTTTGCGGGGGCCGGACTACCCCGGGGGGTGCTACGTGCGGCCGTGCCTGGTCGCCGCTCGACACGACATGAGAATTGTCCGGGAGGAGACATTCGCGCCGATTCTCTACCTCATCACCTATCGCACTCTCGACGAGGCCATCGCCTGTCACAACTCGGTGCCCCAAGGGCTCAGTTCCGCCATCTTCACCAACGACCTGCGCGAAGCCGAACGGTTCCTTTCTGCCTGTGGCAGCGACTGCGGCATTGCCAATGTGAACATCGGCACCAGCGGCGCGGAAATCGGCGGGGCCTTCGGCGGGGAGAAGGAAACCGGCGGTGGCCGCGAGAGCGGCAGCGATGCCTGGAAGGCCTACATGCGCCGCCAAACCGTGACCGTCAACTACTCAAAAGAACTTCCGCTGGCGCAGGGAATCGTTTTCGGCTAG
- a CDS encoding ABC transporter permease — MNSMGKQWMAGWLEGLGRIALLSKESIGSLFSLQVAWRDLLYQVYFTGVKSQSVVLITGAFTGMVLGAQTYFQFHKVGMDTATLAVVSVSMCSELGPVLTGLMVAGRVGAAIAAELGTMRVTEQIDALRTLATHPVDYLVVPRLLALHIALPLLTAEAIAVGIGAGYVVGVFLLGIDPVYSWYNMLRYTHTADVAVGLIKAVIFGGIVALVGCYKGMYCGEGAEGVGRATTEAVVYSSIAILISNFFLTLALGQIFHTL, encoded by the coding sequence ATGAATTCCATGGGCAAGCAATGGATGGCGGGATGGCTGGAGGGATTGGGCCGGATCGCTCTCCTGTCAAAAGAGTCCATCGGGTCGCTCTTCAGCCTGCAGGTGGCCTGGCGGGACCTCCTATATCAGGTCTACTTCACCGGTGTGAAGTCCCAGTCCGTGGTCCTAATCACCGGCGCTTTCACGGGTATGGTCCTTGGCGCCCAAACCTATTTCCAGTTCCACAAGGTCGGCATGGACACGGCTACGCTCGCGGTGGTAAGCGTCTCCATGTGCAGCGAACTCGGGCCGGTTTTGACCGGCCTGATGGTCGCCGGCCGCGTCGGCGCGGCCATCGCCGCCGAGTTGGGCACCATGCGGGTTACTGAGCAAATTGATGCGCTTCGCACTTTGGCGACCCATCCCGTGGACTACCTCGTCGTGCCGCGGTTGCTGGCGCTGCACATCGCGCTGCCCCTGTTGACGGCGGAAGCCATCGCCGTCGGGATTGGCGCGGGTTACGTGGTGGGAGTCTTCCTGCTGGGCATTGATCCCGTGTACTCTTGGTACAACATGCTCCGCTACACTCATACGGCCGATGTCGCAGTTGGTTTGATTAAAGCGGTGATCTTCGGCGGTATTGTGGCCTTGGTCGGTTGTTACAAAGGGATGTACTGCGGCGAGGGGGCGGAAGGCGTCGGGCGCGCCACCACCGAGGCGGTCGTGTATTCCTCCATCGCGATCCTTATCTCCAACTTCTTCCTCACGCTCGCCCTGGGCCAGATCTTCCACACGCTATGA